A window of the Pseudomonadota bacterium genome harbors these coding sequences:
- a CDS encoding PilZ domain-containing protein, translated as MPAESTALLVAVVSGVRGAGQSVVCTNLAIALAHKLGPVVVVDTCLQNPSQHKLFGFEAPEVTLESFLAGQRSLEASALETVAKGVRLVCGFAAQHQLGTAAVDELVQQARGLDAKAVVFDCDRNLTAHELLLRADARVLVVTPGTNGIQAAYAVMHGAILELIQSLAGDEASQAALERAARSVPDGRIGKMVAGLASSEPALSERLEQALGNYELSLLGNLLASSQDSNEIHALGRLLQEVLAIRVATVGALRRSDRIEQSAADGAPFIRRWRKEQEERWLLKIAERLAGLKPRPVEPVAKVKAPPAARPPISRRPGADKRLLPSELQRYQRRHERYRARWPVVVEVGGVRARMVLTDVSAGGAALKGELAASVGQEVRISFSDMPEGPRLTAVVRYVNPQATQFGTEFQGEKAQRIGKRLVALAKAEIEKAKRASRTSSCPAP; from the coding sequence GTGCCAGCCGAATCCACAGCCCTCCTGGTAGCTGTCGTCAGCGGGGTGCGCGGCGCGGGTCAGAGCGTCGTGTGCACGAATCTGGCGATAGCGCTCGCGCACAAGCTGGGGCCGGTGGTCGTGGTGGATACCTGCCTGCAAAACCCGTCGCAGCACAAGCTGTTCGGCTTCGAGGCACCGGAGGTCACGCTCGAGTCGTTCCTGGCGGGTCAGCGGAGCCTCGAGGCGTCCGCGCTCGAAACCGTCGCAAAGGGTGTACGCCTGGTGTGCGGCTTCGCCGCGCAGCACCAGCTTGGGACCGCCGCCGTCGATGAGCTGGTGCAGCAGGCGCGCGGCCTTGATGCCAAGGCCGTCGTGTTCGACTGCGATCGCAACCTCACGGCGCACGAGCTGCTGTTGCGCGCGGACGCGCGGGTCCTGGTCGTCACGCCTGGAACGAATGGCATCCAGGCCGCCTACGCCGTGATGCACGGTGCGATCTTGGAGCTCATCCAGAGCCTGGCAGGTGACGAAGCCTCGCAGGCGGCGCTCGAGCGAGCAGCCCGAAGCGTGCCCGACGGTCGCATCGGTAAGATGGTCGCCGGCCTGGCGAGCAGCGAGCCCGCGCTTTCCGAGCGCCTCGAACAAGCCTTGGGCAACTACGAGCTTTCGTTGCTCGGCAATCTGCTTGCTTCCTCGCAGGACAGCAACGAGATCCACGCGCTCGGCCGCCTGCTTCAGGAGGTGCTTGCAATTCGCGTGGCGACGGTGGGCGCCCTGCGACGCTCGGACCGCATAGAGCAGTCGGCTGCGGACGGTGCGCCTTTCATACGCCGGTGGCGCAAAGAGCAAGAGGAACGCTGGCTGCTGAAGATCGCCGAGCGCCTTGCGGGGCTGAAGCCACGGCCAGTCGAGCCGGTGGCGAAAGTCAAGGCGCCGCCGGCAGCGCGCCCACCCATCAGCCGACGGCCGGGGGCCGACAAGAGGCTGTTACCCTCGGAGCTTCAGCGCTACCAGCGCCGCCACGAGCGCTACCGAGCTCGCTGGCCGGTTGTGGTCGAGGTCGGCGGGGTGCGGGCGCGCATGGTCCTGACCGATGTGTCTGCCGGCGGGGCTGCACTGAAAGGCGAGCTTGCGGCGAGCGTGGGCCAGGAGGTGCGCATCAGCTTCTCGGATATGCCCGAGGGACCCCGGTTGACCGCGGTGGTGCGCTACGTGAATCCGCAAGCAACCCAGTTCGGCACCGAGTTTCAGGGTGAGAAGGCCCAACGCATCGGCAAGCGTTTGGTGGCGTTGGCGAAAGCCGAAATCGAGAAAGCCAAGAGGGCGAGCCGGACCTCTTCCTGTCCGGCGCCATAG
- a CDS encoding SBBP repeat-containing protein, which produces MRRLAFALGTSMLLASYACGGGTDPAMPGTGATSGGGGATNPCASVTPPGQELRSCQMTGIGSPETWARCVGSMTDDDGNAIGVDLAGNIYLGVGMGDSDTDETRQATMCFGISATEYGTVDFGGMALSSDGDEDPALAKYDRAGNLIWVKSAPGMGGEGEVRAVAVDPVDGSVIAVGDFQGAAAWDPNVPLVSQHRDLFIAEFFPDGTLAWSQTAMVVPDAMGNGDADAWGVAVVPSTENIIVTGDFEGTITFGATTPQPRVLTAQGTTDMFVAEFDKAGNVLWADDAGGQGDRSVGRDITIEPGDGSELVVGTMSGSGVEHITDQFGGDIALTPIGTRGDMILVHYDALGKVMWATHAGNPTQRTRGEGVGHDSLGNVYVTGRFTDCAFFPMTPVVPNLPAAPFVPAAACVNGPGYLAAKSAGAGDADWFIVKYDPSGIPLWVKTAGGLEDDRGYAIEVYDPIPPNPAAGPPALYVGGRIQGTATFGTPPGPTLMATSPSTGSGFGGDSHAVAKYDLEGNLLWVKTVGGTGDNDLEDIAVDPTDGAVVGTGNFAGTAIFQGGIMLQSASGNVGNNDDDILFWRFRADGN; this is translated from the coding sequence ATGAGGCGTCTTGCTTTCGCGCTAGGCACGAGCATGCTCCTAGCGTCGTATGCTTGCGGGGGCGGCACCGATCCGGCGATGCCAGGAACCGGCGCGACCAGCGGCGGGGGTGGCGCGACAAACCCGTGTGCGAGCGTGACCCCCCCGGGTCAGGAGCTGCGAAGCTGTCAAATGACCGGCATCGGCAGCCCCGAAACCTGGGCGCGCTGCGTGGGGAGCATGACCGACGACGACGGCAACGCCATCGGCGTGGATCTTGCTGGCAACATCTATCTTGGCGTGGGCATGGGGGATTCCGACACGGACGAGACTCGACAGGCCACCATGTGCTTCGGGATCTCCGCGACGGAATACGGCACGGTCGACTTCGGCGGGATGGCCTTGAGCAGCGACGGCGACGAGGACCCCGCCCTGGCCAAGTACGATCGAGCCGGCAATCTGATTTGGGTGAAATCGGCGCCCGGCATGGGTGGGGAAGGCGAAGTGCGGGCCGTGGCGGTGGACCCCGTGGACGGGAGCGTAATCGCGGTGGGCGATTTCCAAGGCGCCGCTGCTTGGGACCCCAATGTACCGCTGGTCTCCCAGCACCGAGACCTTTTCATCGCGGAGTTTTTCCCGGACGGAACCCTGGCATGGTCCCAGACCGCCATGGTGGTCCCGGACGCGATGGGTAACGGCGACGCCGATGCTTGGGGTGTGGCGGTCGTGCCCTCCACCGAAAACATCATTGTGACCGGGGACTTCGAAGGCACGATCACGTTCGGTGCCACGACCCCTCAGCCGAGAGTGCTCACCGCGCAGGGCACGACCGACATGTTCGTCGCCGAGTTCGACAAGGCGGGCAACGTGCTTTGGGCCGACGACGCGGGCGGACAAGGGGATAGGTCGGTGGGACGCGACATCACGATCGAGCCGGGCGACGGCAGCGAGCTGGTGGTGGGCACCATGAGCGGCAGCGGAGTCGAGCACATCACGGACCAATTCGGCGGTGATATCGCCCTCACGCCTATAGGGACTCGAGGCGACATGATCCTCGTGCACTACGACGCCCTGGGCAAAGTCATGTGGGCCACCCACGCCGGCAATCCCACCCAACGCACGCGCGGTGAGGGCGTGGGTCACGACTCACTCGGCAACGTTTACGTAACCGGACGCTTCACCGACTGCGCGTTCTTCCCCATGACCCCAGTCGTGCCGAACCTACCGGCAGCCCCCTTTGTGCCTGCCGCAGCGTGCGTGAACGGCCCGGGCTACCTCGCAGCCAAGTCGGCAGGGGCAGGGGACGCGGACTGGTTCATCGTCAAGTACGACCCCAGCGGAATCCCGCTCTGGGTCAAGACTGCGGGTGGTCTAGAAGACGACCGCGGCTACGCCATCGAGGTGTACGACCCCATCCCACCCAATCCGGCGGCGGGTCCACCTGCCTTGTATGTCGGCGGCCGCATTCAGGGGACCGCGACCTTCGGCACCCCACCGGGCCCAACGCTTATGGCTACGTCTCCCAGCACGGGCAGCGGCTTTGGCGGCGACAGCCATGCGGTCGCCAAGTACGACCTGGAGGGCAACCTCCTGTGGGTCAAGACGGTGGGCGGCACTGGCGACAACGATCTGGAGGACATCGCGGTGGACCCGACCGACGGAGCGGTTGTCGGAACCGGCAACTTCGCCGGGACAGCGATTTTTCAGGGTGGCATCATGCTGCAGTCGGCATCCGGCAACGTGGGCAACAACGACGACGACAT